In the genome of Manis javanica isolate MJ-LG chromosome 17, MJ_LKY, whole genome shotgun sequence, one region contains:
- the KCNC3 gene encoding voltage-gated potassium channel KCNC3 isoform X2: MLSSVCVSSFRGRQGASKQQPAPPPQPPESPPPLPQPPPLPPLQEQQQPAQPGPAASPAGPPAPRGPGGRRAEPCPVLPVAAMGRHGGGGGDSGKIVINVGGVRHETYRSTLRTLPGTRLAGLTEPEAAARFDYDPGADEFFFDRHPGVFAYVLNYYRTGKLHCPADVCGPLFEEELGFWGIDETDVEACCWMTYRQHRDAEEALDSFEAPDPAGAGNAASATGAHDAGLDDEAGAGGGGLDGAGGELKRLCFQDAGGGAGGPPGGAGGAGGTWWRRWQPRVWALFEDPYSSRAARYVAFASLFFILISITTFCLETHEGFIHISNKTVTQASPIPGAPPENITNVEVETEPFLTYVEGVCVVWFTFEFLMRITFCPDKVEFLKSSLNIIDCVAILPFYLEVGLSGLSSKAAKDVLGFLRVVRFVRILRIFKLTRHFVGLRVLGHTLRASTNEFLLLIIFLALGVLIFATMIYYAERIGADPDDILGSNHTYFKNIPIGFWWAVVTMTTLGYGDMYPKTWSGMLVGALCALAGVLTIAMPVPVIVNNFGMYYSLAMAKQKLPKKKNKHIPRPPQPGSPNYCKPDPPPPPPHHPHHGSGGISPPPPITPPSMGVTVAGAYPPGPHTHPGLLRGGAGGLGIMGLPPLPAPGEPCPLAQEEVIEINRADPRPNGDPAAAALAHEDCPAIDQPAMSPEDKSPITPGSRGRYSRDRACFLLTDYAPSPDGSIRKAAPEAPSMFDVSGRPISLLPSPGKHHRGGRGPGVSPSPQQ, translated from the exons ATGCTGAGCTCAGTCTGCGTCTCGTCCTTCCGCGGGCGCCAGGGGGCCAGCAAGCAGCAGCCGGCGCCACCGCCGCAGCCGCCAGAGTCCCCGCCGCCGCTGCCCCAGCCGCCACCACTGCCGCCgctgcaggagcagcagcagcctgCGCAGCCCGGCCCCGCCGCGTCCCCGGCGGGCCCCCCGGCACCCCGCGGGCCCGGGGGCCGGCGCGCCGAGCCATGCCCCGTGCTGCCAGTGGCGGCCATGGGGCGGcacggcggcggcggtggcgacAGCGGCAAGATCGTGATCAACGTGGGCGGCGTGCGCCATGAGACGTACCGCTCGACGCTGCGCACTCTGCCGGGGACGCGGCTGGCCGGCCTGACGGAGCCTGAGGCAGCGGCGCGCTTCGACTACGACCCGGGTGCCGACGAGTTCTTCTTCGACCGCCACCCGGGCGTCTTCGCTTACGTGCTCAACTACTACCGCACTGGCAAGTTGCACTGCCCGGCCGACGTGTGCGGGCCGCTTTTCGAAGAGGAGCTCGGCTTCTGGGGCATCGACGAGACCGACGTGGAGGCCTGCTGCTGGATGACCTACAGGCAGCACCGCGACGCCGAGGAGGCGCTGGACTCCTTCGAGGCGCCCGATCCAGCGGGCGCAGGCAACGCTGCCAGCGCCACGGGCGCCCACGACGCGGGCCTGGACGACGAggcgggcgcgggcggcggcggcctGGACGGTGCGGGCGGAGAGCTCAAGCGACTCTGCTTCCAGGACGCGGGCGGCGGCGCCGGGGGGCCTCCAGGGGGCGCGGGCGGCGCGGGCGGCACATGGTGGCGCCGCTGGCAGCCTCGCGTGTGGGCGCTTTTCGAGGACCCCTACTCGTCGCGGGCCGCCAGG TATGTGGCCTTCGCCTCCCTCTTCTTCATCCTCATCTCAATAACCACCTTCTGCCTGGAGACCCATGAGGGCTTCATCCACATCAGCAACAAGACGGTGACACAGGCCTCCCCGATCCCCGGGGCTCCTCCAGAGAACATCACCAACGTGGAGGTGGAGACGGAGCCCTTCCTGACGTATGTGGAGGGCGTGTGTGTGGTCTGGTTCACTTTTGAGTTCCTCATGCGCATCACCTTCTGCCCAGACAAGGTGGAATTTCTCAAGAGCAGCCTCAACATCATCGACTGTGTGGCCATCCTGCCCTTCTATCTTGAGGTGGGCCTCTCAGGCCTCAGCTCCAAGGCCGCCAAAGATGTGCTTGGCTTCCTGCGGGTGGTCCGCTTCGTCCGCATCCTGCGCATCTTCAAGCTCACGCGCCACTTTGTGGGGCTCCGTGTGCTGGGCCACACGCTCCGTGCCAGCACCAATGAGTTCCTGCTGCTCATCATCTTCCTGGCACTGGGTGTGCTCATCTTTGCCACCATGATCTACTATGCCGAGCGCATTGGCGCCGACCCCGATGACATCCTGGGCTCCAACCACACCTACTTCAAGAACATCCCCATCGGTTTCTGGTGGGCTGTGGTCACCATGACAACCCTGGGCTATGGAGACATGTACCCCAAGACGTGGTCGGGGATGCTGGTTGGGGCCCTGTGTGCCCTGGCGGGGGTGCTCACCATCGCCATGCCCGTGCCCGTCATTGTCAACAACTTCGGAATGTACTACTCGCTGGCCATGGCCAAACAGAAGCTGCCCAAGAAGAAGAACAAACACATCCCCCGGCCCCCGCAGCCTGGCTCGCCCAACTACTGCAAGCCTGACCCGCCCCCGCCACCCCCGCACCACCCTCACCACGGCAGCGGGGGCATCAGTCCGCCCCCGCCCATCACGCCGCCCTCCATGGGGGTGACTGTGGCTGGGGCGTACCCTCCGGGGCCCCACACGCACCCCGGGCTGCTCAGGGGGGGAGCGGGTGGGCTCGGGATCATGGGTCTGCCTCCTCTGCCAGCCCCTGGGGAGCCTTGCCCGCTGGCTCAGGAGGAAGTGATTGAGATCAACAGGGCAG ATCCGCGCCCCAATGGGGACCCAGCGGCAGCTGCGCTTGCCCATGAGGACTGCCCGGCCATCGACCAGCCAGCCATGTCCCCAGAAGACAAGAGCCCCATAACCCCCGGGAGCCGGGGCCGCTACAGCCGGGACCGAGCCTGCTTCCTCCTCACCGACTACGCCCCTTCTCCAGATGGCTCCATTCGGAAAG ccgcCCCGGAAGCTCCTTCCATGTTTGATGTCTCTGGCCGCCCCATTTCACTGCTCCCCTCCCCCGGAAAACACCACAGAGGAGGAAGAGGTCCCGGCGTTTCTCCGTCCCCCCAACAGTGA